Proteins encoded in a region of the Triticum dicoccoides isolate Atlit2015 ecotype Zavitan chromosome 3A, WEW_v2.0, whole genome shotgun sequence genome:
- the LOC119273443 gene encoding histone H3.3-like yields the protein MAAGDFSRAYSNVSILFGCLGIAFKFALMDYVAKASGLSSAPLSSPATCSAVCEQTMLKVLLMARTKQTARKSTGGKAPRKQLATKAARKSTPTTGGVKKPHYYRPGIVALREIRKYQKSTELLIRKLPFQRLVREIAQDFKTDLRFQSHAVLALQEAAEAYLVGLFEDPWREGLRACDVIKIFATLNGFIPLDDLNHQDL from the exons ATGGCGGCGGGGGACTTCTCGCGTGCCTACTCCAACGTCTCCATCCTCTTTGGCTGCCTCGGCATCGCCTTCAAATTTGCCTTGATGGACTACGTCGCCAAGGCAAGCGGCCTCTCCTCAGCCCCCCTCTCCTCCCCCGCTACCTGCTCTGCTGTTTG TGAACAAACTATGCTAAAG GTTTTGCTCATGGCTCGTACTAAGCAGACTGCTCGTAAGTCCACTGGAGGAAAGGCTCCTAGGAAGCAGCTAGCCACCAAG GCTGCCCGTAAGTCTACTCCCACAACTGGAGGAGTGAAGAAGCCTCACTATTACCGCCCTGGAATTGTTGCTCTTCG TGAGATCCGCAAGTACCAGAAGAGCACGGAGCTTCTCATCAGGAAGCTTCCATTCCAGAGGCTTGTTAGGGAGATTGCCCAGGACTTCAAG ACTGACCTCCGCTTCCAGAGCCATGCGGTGCTGGCCCTTCAGGAGGCTGCAGAGGCCTACCTGGTGGGTCTCTTCGAGGATCCGTGGCGAGAGGGCTTAAG AGCCTGTGATGTTATCAAAATATTTGCTACTCTTAATGGGTTTATCCCACTTGATGATCTTAACCACCAAGATCTCTGA